The following proteins come from a genomic window of Pseudomonas putida:
- a CDS encoding DUF3565 domain-containing protein translates to MGQDLLQKNVERTSVTKPSSDCERTADEQRPISRINGFHQDEEGHWVAELSCGHTQHLRHQPPWQARPWVLDPAQRAQHIGQPFACGWCAQGADSATLDR, encoded by the coding sequence ATGGGGCAAGACCTTTTGCAAAAGAATGTAGAGCGCACAAGTGTAACCAAGCCATCGTCCGATTGCGAACGAACTGCGGACGAGCAACGGCCCATCAGTCGGATCAACGGCTTTCATCAGGACGAAGAAGGCCACTGGGTGGCGGAACTTTCGTGCGGCCATACCCAGCACCTGCGCCACCAGCCGCCGTGGCAGGCACGCCCGTGGGTGCTCGACCCGGCACAACGTGCGCAACACATCGGCCAGCCTTTCGCTTGCGGCTGGTGCGCACAAGGGGCCGATAGCGCTACCCTTGACCGTTAA
- a CDS encoding response regulator yields MLQYGQKSFLIVDDFTDFRTSTRSMLRELGVRDVDTADSGEQALRMCAQKRYDFILQDFHLGDGKKNGQQVLEDLIIDKHISHECVFIMVTAESSQAIVLSAIEHEPDAYLTKPFNRVGLAQRVEKLFQRKTLLKPILQALDRNRPAEVLAACAELCKRDPRLAPLCLRYRADALRNLNRFEELEKFLKAILASRPQPWVYAALGALMHKRGQNAQAQGVYEQALKAFPIMPGLYDGMAEVLVAQGDTRRAQNLLEEAVRLSPLSVRRQSTLGKLALENEDFESASKAFRHAVNQGQSSRYKDAENNLGLVQALMSKNAGFGLDARTRVEINTTLSEVAKENPEDQGLQVRARMMKAASLQQAGDPETAGKLTEQAIQRLDKMNQFFSVDSALTVAAQLQAMGQEAAAIGVLRSCVESYGDDPKVMEKVGKLTDDPSVLNAITEAVTLNRQGVRSYQGGQLGEALQMFRKALGLQPKNISIALNTAQALLRIGGDNPQPAIMQECRDALTSVAGIPASDNRYDRYRKLHIRVFGA; encoded by the coding sequence ATGCTGCAGTACGGGCAAAAGAGCTTTCTGATCGTCGACGACTTTACCGACTTTCGTACGTCGACCCGTTCCATGCTGCGCGAGTTGGGCGTGCGCGATGTGGACACCGCTGACAGCGGCGAGCAGGCGCTGCGCATGTGCGCGCAGAAGCGCTATGACTTCATCCTGCAGGACTTCCATCTGGGCGATGGCAAGAAGAACGGGCAACAGGTGCTTGAAGACCTGATCATCGACAAGCACATCAGCCATGAATGCGTGTTCATCATGGTCACCGCCGAGAGCAGCCAGGCGATTGTCCTCAGCGCCATCGAGCACGAGCCCGATGCCTACCTGACCAAACCGTTCAACCGGGTTGGCCTGGCCCAGCGCGTCGAGAAACTGTTCCAGCGCAAGACGTTGCTAAAGCCGATCCTGCAAGCGCTGGACCGCAACCGCCCGGCCGAAGTACTGGCGGCCTGCGCCGAGCTGTGCAAGAGGGATCCGCGCCTGGCTCCATTGTGCTTGCGCTACCGGGCCGATGCCCTGCGCAACCTCAACCGCTTCGAGGAACTGGAAAAGTTCCTCAAGGCCATCCTGGCCAGCCGCCCGCAGCCGTGGGTTTACGCCGCGTTGGGCGCACTGATGCACAAGCGTGGTCAAAATGCCCAGGCCCAGGGTGTATACGAGCAGGCGCTCAAGGCGTTCCCGATCATGCCAGGCCTGTACGATGGCATGGCCGAGGTGCTGGTGGCTCAGGGCGATACCCGGCGCGCGCAGAACTTGCTTGAAGAAGCCGTGCGCCTGTCGCCATTGTCGGTGCGTCGGCAGTCGACACTGGGCAAGCTGGCGCTGGAGAACGAAGACTTCGAGAGCGCATCGAAGGCGTTTCGCCATGCGGTGAACCAAGGGCAAAGTTCGCGTTACAAGGATGCCGAAAACAACCTTGGCCTGGTCCAGGCGTTGATGAGCAAGAATGCAGGCTTCGGCCTGGACGCCCGTACCCGGGTCGAGATCAACACCACGCTCAGCGAGGTAGCCAAGGAAAACCCCGAGGACCAAGGCCTGCAGGTGCGTGCGCGGATGATGAAGGCTGCCAGCCTGCAGCAGGCCGGTGACCCGGAAACGGCCGGCAAGCTGACAGAACAGGCGATTCAGCGCCTGGACAAGATGAACCAGTTCTTCTCGGTCGATTCAGCCCTGACCGTCGCTGCGCAATTGCAGGCAATGGGGCAGGAAGCCGCTGCCATCGGAGTGCTGAGGAGTTGTGTGGAAAGTTATGGCGATGACCCCAAGGTCATGGAGAAAGTGGGCAAGCTGACGGATGACCCCAGCGTGCTCAACGCCATTACCGAAGCCGTCACCCTCAATCGTCAGGGGGTACGCAGTTACCAGGGAGGGCAGCTTGGAGAGGCGTTGCAGATGTTCCGAAAGGCATTGGGTTTACAGCCGAAGAACATCAGCATCGCCCTCAACACCGCCCAGGCGCTGCTGCGCATCGGCGGTGACAACCCTCAGCCTGCGATCATGCAGGAGTGCCGCGACGCCCTCACCAGCGTGGCCGGTATCCCTGCCAGCGACAATCGCTATGACCGTTACCGCAAACTGCATATCCGAGTGTTCGGCGCATGA
- a CDS encoding OmpA family protein: MFTMRRLIIVATAAALMTGCAGQNPYDNQGQAQGSTGMSKTAKYGGLGALAGAIAGAAIDHNNRGKGALIGAAAVGAAAAGYGYYADKQEAELRAQMANTGVEVQRQGDQIKLIMPGNITFATDSANIAPSFYSPLNNLAGSFKQFNQNTIEVVGFTDSTGSRQHNMDLSQRRAQAVSTYLTSQGVDASRISVRGMGPDQPIASNADANGRAQNRRVEVNLKPIPGQQYEQQGQVQQYP, encoded by the coding sequence ATGTTCACCATGCGTCGTCTGATTATCGTCGCAACTGCCGCAGCACTGATGACCGGCTGCGCCGGCCAGAATCCTTACGACAACCAGGGTCAGGCGCAGGGCTCCACAGGGATGAGCAAAACCGCCAAGTACGGCGGCCTGGGGGCGCTGGCCGGTGCCATCGCCGGTGCTGCGATCGACCACAACAACCGTGGCAAGGGTGCACTGATTGGTGCTGCCGCAGTGGGTGCCGCTGCAGCCGGTTATGGCTACTACGCCGACAAGCAGGAAGCCGAGCTGCGCGCGCAAATGGCCAACACGGGGGTGGAAGTACAGCGTCAGGGTGACCAGATCAAGCTGATCATGCCGGGCAACATCACCTTCGCCACCGACTCGGCCAACATCGCCCCAAGCTTCTACTCGCCGCTGAACAACCTGGCTGGCTCGTTCAAGCAGTTCAACCAGAACACCATCGAAGTGGTCGGCTTCACCGACAGCACTGGCAGCCGCCAGCACAACATGGACCTGTCCCAGCGCCGCGCGCAGGCGGTCAGCACCTACCTGACTTCGCAGGGTGTGGATGCCTCGCGTATCTCTGTACGTGGCATGGGCCCGGACCAGCCGATCGCCAGCAACGCTGACGCCAATGGTCGTGCGCAGAACCGCCGTGTGGAAGTGAACCTGAAGCCGATTCCGGGTCAGCAGTATGAGCAGCAAGGTCAGGTTCAGCAGTATCCCTGA
- a CDS encoding MBL fold metallo-hydrolase, with protein MTQAPPALIRETFPVGPLQCNCTLIGDPLTKKAIVVDPGGDVDKILARLQAHGLTLVSIIHTHAHFDHFLASGKLKELTGATLHLHKDDQVLWDNLEMQCQMFGVPYTPVPAPDRWLGDDEELACGCGVALHTPGHTPGSMSFWFADAKLLIAGDTLFRRGIGRTDLWGGDQRAIVRSIKERLYRLDEEAIVVTGHGPDTRLGDEMRENPFVRA; from the coding sequence ATGACCCAAGCCCCGCCTGCTCTCATCCGCGAAACCTTCCCCGTCGGCCCCTTGCAGTGCAACTGCACGCTGATCGGCGACCCCCTGACCAAGAAAGCCATTGTCGTCGACCCGGGTGGTGACGTGGACAAGATCCTTGCCCGCCTGCAGGCCCACGGCCTGACGCTGGTGAGCATCATCCACACCCATGCGCACTTCGACCACTTCCTCGCGTCAGGCAAGCTCAAGGAGCTGACGGGTGCCACGCTGCACCTGCACAAGGACGACCAAGTGCTGTGGGACAACCTCGAGATGCAGTGCCAGATGTTCGGTGTACCTTACACCCCGGTACCGGCACCGGACCGCTGGCTGGGCGATGACGAAGAACTCGCCTGCGGCTGCGGGGTGGCGCTGCATACGCCTGGCCATACCCCGGGCTCGATGAGCTTCTGGTTTGCCGATGCCAAATTGTTGATTGCCGGTGACACCCTGTTCCGTCGGGGTATTGGCCGCACTGATTTGTGGGGTGGCGACCAGCGGGCAATCGTGCGCTCCATCAAGGAGCGGCTGTACCGGCTGGACGAAGAGGCCATCGTGGTGACCGGCCACGGGCCCGACACCCGTTTGGGCGACGAGATGCGCGAAAACCCGTTCGTGCGTGCCTGA
- a CDS encoding helix-turn-helix transcriptional regulator, translating to MTDLSRTHGFASQALGLRDGRFFRPPLPDGHVPRLRLCQRLEAGLGGRLLLVNAPAGFGKSSLAIEFCEALPEHWRSLWLGLSQRDADPGRFLERLLEGLQQYCPALGGQAMGLLKMRQRHQPFAFEEWLDGLLDELAVYLQADTPLLLVLDDYHLAQGPVLDRCLQFFLNHLPPGLVLLVTSRQRPDWHLARLRLSRQLVELNEQDLRLTADESLAVIGRQPTGLRGQALDNLIQRSDGWVAGLRFWQLAASDSADEQALPQALHGGEGLIRDYLLEEVIDRLPADVQAFLDETACQERFCAPLCDALRGRHDSAAVLSFLQAHQVFLVPLDEHGHWFRYHHLFSDLLRSRQASESLVALHLRACRWFEAQGLLDEAVEQALRAGHLDVAADLVQSLSEEQLLAEQNVGMLLRWKMDLPDSLLISTPRLIVLYSWALGLACQLDAAEELAGYLSRFLPAPSATAQKSMLAQWLALSGVIARGRGDRERTLAYCGEALQSLPSKRYGQRLVCLSTLSNLAIADGDFWRARGWNREALELAQRVGNPLFEALAHYDRARVLHARGEVLRALDEVRQGLQRLQGLSAQRLYAVRARLTLYEGYLLVSRLQPAQGRARLRAGLGEARACRDISVLIGHCVIATLDGREGHFAEAFAELAEAERLMHIWDVPPVYYLAMITLVKCELWLAQGRTDLAESWLQRLGQTYGGEQPAVPPEFHPLLPLHIALQQALLDRIQLRSDDAVQRLACLVERGQASGGMMLAVSALCQWLSLLLDEGKEGQAAQLLPSLLEAAHGGVMQPMQPLLEKHPQWLHEQLQAGAVCPVQAELLKHLPPVPIASTGNGEALSGRELAVLELIAQGCSNQQISERLFISLHTVKTHASHINSKLGVERRTQAVAKAKSLGLLA from the coding sequence ATGACAGATTTGTCCCGTACGCATGGATTCGCGAGTCAGGCCCTTGGCCTGCGGGACGGGCGTTTCTTCCGGCCGCCGCTGCCGGATGGCCATGTGCCGCGCCTGCGTTTGTGCCAGCGGCTGGAAGCCGGCTTGGGCGGGCGGCTGTTGCTGGTCAATGCCCCGGCGGGTTTCGGCAAAAGCTCCCTGGCCATCGAGTTTTGCGAAGCATTGCCCGAGCACTGGCGCAGCCTGTGGCTGGGCCTGAGCCAGCGGGATGCCGACCCTGGCCGCTTCCTTGAGCGCTTGCTTGAAGGCCTGCAGCAGTACTGCCCGGCCCTGGGCGGCCAGGCCATGGGTCTGCTGAAAATGCGCCAGCGCCACCAGCCGTTTGCCTTTGAAGAATGGCTAGATGGCCTGCTCGATGAGCTGGCGGTCTACCTGCAGGCCGATACGCCGCTGCTGCTGGTACTGGACGACTATCACCTGGCCCAGGGGCCGGTGCTCGACCGCTGCTTGCAGTTCTTCCTCAATCACCTGCCCCCCGGCCTGGTACTGCTGGTGACCAGCCGCCAGCGGCCAGACTGGCACCTGGCGCGCCTGCGCCTGTCCCGGCAGTTGGTCGAGCTTAACGAACAGGACCTGCGCCTCACCGCAGATGAGTCGCTGGCAGTGATCGGCCGCCAGCCTACCGGCCTGCGCGGCCAGGCGCTGGACAACCTGATCCAGCGCAGCGACGGCTGGGTGGCCGGGTTGCGTTTCTGGCAGCTGGCGGCCAGCGACAGCGCTGACGAGCAAGCCTTGCCCCAGGCGCTGCATGGTGGCGAGGGCCTGATCCGCGACTACTTGCTTGAAGAGGTCATCGACAGGCTACCTGCAGACGTGCAGGCCTTCTTGGACGAAACCGCCTGCCAGGAGCGTTTCTGCGCTCCACTTTGCGATGCGCTGCGTGGCCGCCATGACAGTGCCGCCGTCCTGAGCTTCCTGCAGGCGCATCAGGTGTTCCTGGTGCCGCTGGACGAGCATGGGCACTGGTTCCGCTACCACCATTTGTTCTCCGACCTGCTGCGCAGCCGCCAGGCCAGCGAATCACTGGTGGCTCTGCATTTGCGAGCCTGCCGCTGGTTTGAAGCCCAGGGCCTGCTGGATGAGGCGGTGGAGCAGGCTTTGCGTGCCGGCCACCTCGATGTTGCCGCCGACCTGGTGCAGAGCCTGTCCGAGGAGCAACTGCTGGCCGAGCAGAACGTCGGCATGTTGCTGCGCTGGAAGATGGACCTGCCCGACAGCCTGTTGATCAGCACGCCGCGGCTGATCGTGCTGTACAGCTGGGCGTTGGGCCTGGCTTGCCAGCTGGATGCTGCCGAGGAACTGGCCGGCTACCTCAGTCGCTTTTTGCCCGCGCCTTCGGCGACTGCGCAGAAGTCGATGCTGGCCCAATGGCTGGCACTCAGTGGGGTCATTGCCCGTGGCCGTGGCGATCGCGAGCGCACCTTGGCCTATTGCGGCGAAGCGCTACAAAGCCTGCCGAGCAAGCGCTATGGCCAACGCCTGGTGTGCTTGTCGACGCTGTCCAACCTGGCCATTGCCGATGGTGACTTCTGGCGTGCCCGAGGCTGGAACCGTGAAGCCCTGGAACTGGCCCAGCGTGTCGGCAACCCCTTGTTCGAGGCGCTGGCTCATTACGACCGGGCGCGGGTGCTGCATGCCCGTGGCGAGGTGCTGCGCGCGTTGGACGAAGTGCGCCAAGGGCTGCAACGTCTGCAAGGGCTTTCGGCGCAGCGGCTGTATGCCGTGCGTGCGCGCCTGACGCTTTACGAGGGTTACCTGCTGGTCTCGCGCCTGCAGCCGGCTCAGGGCCGGGCGCGTTTGCGCGCGGGGTTGGGGGAGGCGCGAGCGTGCCGGGACATCAGTGTGCTCATCGGCCATTGCGTGATTGCCACGCTCGACGGCCGGGAAGGTCACTTTGCCGAGGCCTTTGCCGAACTGGCCGAGGCCGAGCGTTTGATGCATATATGGGATGTGCCCCCGGTCTACTATCTGGCCATGATTACCCTGGTCAAATGCGAACTGTGGCTGGCCCAGGGGCGTACCGACCTGGCGGAGTCCTGGCTGCAGCGCCTGGGCCAGACCTATGGTGGCGAGCAGCCGGCGGTGCCACCGGAATTCCATCCGCTGCTGCCTTTGCACATTGCGTTGCAGCAGGCATTGCTCGATCGTATCCAGTTGCGTAGCGACGATGCCGTGCAACGCCTGGCTTGCCTGGTAGAGCGCGGCCAGGCCAGTGGCGGCATGATGCTCGCCGTAAGCGCCCTGTGCCAATGGCTTTCCCTGCTATTGGACGAAGGCAAGGAAGGGCAGGCCGCGCAGTTGCTGCCCAGTTTGCTGGAGGCGGCTCATGGCGGCGTGATGCAGCCGATGCAGCCACTACTGGAAAAACACCCGCAATGGCTTCATGAACAACTGCAGGCAGGTGCCGTTTGCCCGGTGCAGGCTGAACTGCTCAAGCATCTGCCGCCAGTGCCAATCGCCAGTACGGGCAACGGCGAAGCGCTGAGTGGTCGTGAGTTGGCCGTGCTCGAACTGATTGCCCAGGGCTGTTCCAATCAGCAGATCAGCGAGCGGCTGTTCATTTCCCTGCACACGGTGAAGACCCACGCCAGTCACATCAACAGCAAGTTGGGTGTGGAGCGGCGCACCCAGGCGGTGGCCAAGGCCAAATCCCTGGGGTTGCTGGCGTGA
- a CDS encoding sensor histidine kinase, with product MNQDNQGLDFSTVIASTVHDLKSSLSALIQSHSQWVERLPEELRGGAEQGIMEHEFRHLNGMLVQLLGLYKLGVNQLPVCPDYHELDDFIEAQLAAHEEVLKHNDILATWRIDTDNPLGFFDRELVASVISNVITNATRFAGHALLITIEEADNQLAICVNDDGPGYPKHMLERQEEYIQGIDSTSGSTGLGLYFAARIAALHESGGARGRIEISNGGALGGGLFRLFLP from the coding sequence ATGAATCAAGACAATCAGGGGCTGGATTTTTCCACGGTGATCGCCTCCACCGTGCACGACCTCAAAAGTTCATTGTCGGCGCTGATCCAGTCCCACAGCCAGTGGGTGGAACGCTTGCCCGAGGAGCTGCGTGGCGGTGCCGAACAAGGGATCATGGAGCATGAATTTCGTCACCTCAACGGCATGCTGGTGCAGTTGCTGGGCTTATACAAACTGGGTGTGAACCAGTTGCCGGTATGCCCGGACTACCATGAGCTGGATGATTTCATCGAAGCCCAGCTGGCGGCGCACGAGGAAGTACTCAAGCACAACGACATTCTCGCCACCTGGCGCATCGACACCGATAACCCGCTGGGTTTCTTCGACCGCGAACTGGTGGCCTCGGTGATCTCCAACGTTATCACCAACGCCACCCGCTTTGCCGGGCACGCCTTGCTGATCACCATCGAAGAGGCCGATAACCAGTTGGCCATTTGCGTCAATGATGACGGCCCGGGTTATCCAAAGCACATGCTCGAGCGCCAGGAGGAGTACATCCAGGGCATTGACTCGACCAGCGGCAGCACTGGCCTTGGGCTGTATTTTGCGGCGCGGATTGCAGCGTTGCATGAAAGCGGTGGTGCGCGTGGGCGGATCGAGATATCCAACGGCGGGGCGCTTGGGGGCGGGTTGTTCAGGTTATTCCTGCCTTGA
- a CDS encoding phosphate acetyltransferase: protein MQTFFIAPTDFGVGLTSISLGLVRTLERAGLKVGFFKPIAQPHPGDTGPERSTELVARTHGIKPPVPLSLAHVERMLGDGQLDELLEEIIRLYQQACVGNDVVVVEGMVPTRHASYAARVNLHLAKSLDAEVILVSAPENEVLSELSGRVELQAQLFGGPRDPKVLGVILNKVRTDESMADFATRLREHSPLLRGNDFRLLGCIPYQPELNAPRTRDVAELLGAQVLNAGDYEQRRMSKIIICARTVANTVPLLTSGTLVVTPGDRDDIILAVSLAAINGVPLAGLLLTSDSKPDERILGLCRGALQAGLPILSVSTGSYDTANQLNSLNREIPVDDRERAEFITDFVASHLDAAWLHQRCGTPRELRLSPAVFRYQLIQRAQQANKRIVLPEGAEPLLVQAAAICQARGIARCVLLAKPEDVDAVALAQGITLPPGLEILDPELIRGRYVEPMVELRKSKNLNAPMAEQQLEDPVVIGTMMLALDEVDGLVSGLVHSTANTIRPALQLIKTAPGSSLVSSVFFMLFPEQVLVYGDCVMNPHPSAAELAEIAQQSAESAQAFGIAPRVAMISYSSDSASDEEVEKVREATRLAQDAAQGLLIDGPLQYDAAANPAIARELAPASPVAGRATVFVFPDLNTGNTTHKAVQRSADGVSLGPMLQGLRKPVNDLPRGAQVDDIVHTIALTAIQASVAR, encoded by the coding sequence ATGCAGACATTTTTCATTGCGCCGACCGACTTCGGTGTCGGCCTGACTTCGATCAGCCTGGGCCTGGTGCGCACCCTGGAGCGTGCCGGCCTGAAGGTCGGCTTCTTCAAGCCTATCGCCCAGCCCCACCCGGGTGACACCGGCCCCGAGCGCTCCACCGAACTGGTCGCCCGCACCCATGGCATCAAGCCACCGGTCCCACTGAGCCTGGCCCACGTCGAGCGCATGCTCGGCGATGGCCAGCTGGACGAGTTGCTTGAAGAAATCATCCGCCTCTACCAGCAAGCCTGCGTCGGCAACGACGTTGTCGTGGTCGAGGGAATGGTGCCCACGCGCCACGCCAGCTACGCAGCGCGGGTCAACCTGCACCTGGCCAAGAGCCTGGATGCCGAGGTAATCCTGGTATCGGCCCCGGAAAACGAAGTGCTCAGCGAGCTGTCTGGGCGGGTCGAACTGCAGGCCCAACTGTTTGGCGGCCCACGCGACCCGAAAGTGCTCGGGGTGATCCTCAACAAGGTGCGCACCGACGAGAGCATGGCGGACTTTGCCACCCGCCTGCGCGAGCACTCGCCATTGCTGCGCGGTAATGACTTCCGTCTACTTGGCTGCATACCCTACCAACCCGAGCTGAACGCACCACGGACCCGCGATGTGGCCGAGCTGCTCGGCGCACAGGTGCTCAATGCCGGCGACTACGAGCAGCGGCGCATGAGCAAGATCATCATCTGTGCGCGCACGGTGGCCAACACGGTCCCGCTACTGACCTCGGGTACCCTGGTGGTAACCCCGGGCGACCGCGACGACATCATCCTCGCTGTCAGCCTGGCAGCGATCAATGGCGTGCCACTGGCCGGCTTGCTGCTGACCAGCGACAGCAAGCCTGACGAGCGTATCCTTGGCCTGTGCCGCGGTGCACTGCAGGCCGGCCTGCCGATCCTGTCGGTCAGCACCGGCTCGTACGACACCGCCAACCAGCTCAACTCGCTGAACCGCGAAATCCCGGTGGACGACCGGGAGCGTGCCGAGTTCATCACCGACTTCGTCGCCAGCCATCTCGACGCGGCCTGGCTGCACCAACGCTGCGGTACGCCGCGCGAACTGCGCCTCTCACCGGCAGTGTTCCGCTACCAGCTGATCCAGCGTGCGCAGCAGGCCAACAAGCGCATCGTCCTGCCAGAAGGCGCCGAGCCACTGCTGGTGCAGGCCGCAGCCATCTGCCAGGCCCGCGGCATTGCCCGCTGTGTGCTGTTGGCCAAACCCGAAGATGTCGACGCAGTGGCCCTCGCCCAGGGCATCACGTTGCCGCCGGGGCTGGAGATTCTCGACCCCGAACTGATTCGCGGGCGCTATGTGGAGCCCATGGTCGAGCTGCGCAAAAGCAAGAACCTCAACGCACCGATGGCCGAGCAGCAGCTGGAAGACCCGGTGGTGATCGGCACCATGATGCTGGCCCTGGACGAAGTGGACGGCCTGGTCTCGGGCCTGGTGCACTCCACGGCCAACACCATCCGCCCGGCCCTGCAACTGATCAAGACCGCACCCGGCTCGAGCCTGGTCTCGTCGGTGTTCTTCATGCTGTTCCCTGAGCAGGTGCTGGTGTACGGCGACTGCGTGATGAACCCGCACCCAAGCGCTGCCGAGCTGGCAGAGATTGCCCAGCAGAGTGCCGAATCGGCGCAGGCCTTCGGCATCGCGCCACGGGTGGCGATGATCAGTTATTCAAGCGATTCGGCCAGCGATGAAGAAGTCGAGAAAGTACGCGAAGCAACACGCCTGGCACAGGACGCGGCGCAGGGGCTGCTGATCGACGGGCCGTTACAGTATGACGCGGCGGCAAACCCGGCGATTGCCCGAGAGCTGGCGCCGGCTAGCCCGGTGGCCGGGCGCGCCACGGTATTCGTGTTCCCCGACCTGAATACCGGCAATACCACGCACAAGGCGGTGCAGCGCAGTGCCGACGGGGTCAGCCTGGGGCCGATGCTGCAGGGATTGCGCAAGCCGGTGAACGACTTGCCGCGTGGGGCGCAGGTTGACGATATCGTGCACACCATTGCCCTGACGGCGATTCAGGCCAGCGTGGCGCGCTAA